In Paenibacillus protaetiae, the genomic stretch GTTCGCTCATTCCGTATGCCTCCTGTTCCCTGTAGACCGATCATGCGATATGCATGGCTTATCCTTTCACAGAACCTACCATTACGCCTTTTACGAAAAAGCGCTGCACAAAAGGATAAACACACAATATCGGAATCGTTGCAACCATAATCGTTGCGTATTTAATCGTTTCCCCGATCTCAAACCGGTCGCCTGCCGAAGCGCCCGTCGACATGCTGTCCGTCGAGTTGGCAATTAATATTTCACGCAGCACCAGCTGCAGCGGGAACAAATCCCTGGACCGGATAAAGACCGATGCGTAAAACCATCCGTTCCACTTATCAACCGCGTAATACAAAATCATAACGGCAATAACCGGCATCGACAGCGGAATGATGATGCGGAACAATATGGTGAAATGATTGGCACCGTCGATTTTGGCCGACTCCTCCAGGCTGTCCGGAATCCCCATAAACGAAGTCCGCATAATAATCAGGTTGAACGTGCTGATACTGAACGGCAATATCGTGGCCCATAACGAATCGAGCAGGCCGACGCCTTTGACAACCAGATAAAGCGGAATAAGACCGCCCCCGAAAAACATCGTAAACAAGATAATAAACAT encodes the following:
- a CDS encoding carbohydrate ABC transporter permease; protein product: MKTETGLFDRAFDVVIYTLLILLVVVTLYPLLYVLFASFSDAGQLVANKGILWKPLGFSVEAYKSVLKNPSITTGYRNTVFIVVFGVIVNLFMTCLGAYVLSRKNVMWNNVFMFIILFTMFFGGGLIPLYLVVKGVGLLDSLWATILPFSISTFNLIIMRTSFMGIPDSLEESAKIDGANHFTILFRIIIPLSMPVIAVMILYYAVDKWNGWFYASVFIRSRDLFPLQLVLREILIANSTDSMSTGASAGDRFEIGETIKYATIMVATIPILCVYPFVQRFFVKGVMVGSVKG